From one Zhongshania sp. R06B22 genomic stretch:
- a CDS encoding MAPEG family protein, giving the protein MTVAFWCVFIACLLPIVMAWVCGYFRAKQFGKVDNKHPRLQYAQLEGPGARAYAAQQNAWEALPVFAAAVIIAHLAGVDPAKSALAAQVFIVARVLYPIFYIANKDVLRSLAFLIGLGACIALFVMAA; this is encoded by the coding sequence ATGACAGTTGCGTTCTGGTGTGTGTTTATTGCGTGTTTGCTTCCCATAGTAATGGCGTGGGTGTGTGGATATTTTCGTGCCAAACAGTTTGGTAAAGTCGATAACAAACATCCCCGCCTGCAATATGCCCAGCTTGAAGGCCCGGGTGCGCGCGCCTACGCCGCGCAGCAAAATGCTTGGGAAGCGCTGCCAGTATTTGCGGCAGCGGTGATCATTGCACATTTGGCGGGAGTTGATCCAGCCAAGTCGGCGCTTGCCGCTCAGGTGTTTATTGTTGCGCGGGTTTTGTATCCCATTTTTTACATCGCCAATAAGGATGTGCTTCGCTCATTGGCGTTTCTTATTGGTCTGGGTGCTTGCATCGCTCTATTTGTCATGGCGGCGTAA
- a CDS encoding CehA/McbA family metallohydrolase: MIAVMQKWLRVLCLSVGLAICLTGYASAQTDDDTGLATMEEFLPVAEAPPPPPSLLRAEQIKLETFDSFPRGGPDSIAGLGDWWLSNGKICVAVSDVNHHAGIVAGGGTLIDVAHCDRGNDQWTYANILTGLAKETAIPVSKITTLIEGDHADIITVGEGDGIRQTVTYRLRENGEELEINVQIERIGEGRPVQMSGLFTLYSQRALTPFSLSSYIPDATLGFQHPAIDRNKVSSLLGGMMPSDWNILVGADTYDSKVSYGVQLGSAELIKANGSRQPLPRFLAVFPDYSLHGWMTRPLWFQSERLTWLSLLQNQFMDLEKGEQMLAKFKVLLGDRADVASVTDQIYSGPRIRGYANNFDVSVAVWDQDDRPVTQGRVAADGSFNIRLPKHVQWIKMQATAPWGQKISRELSLADARNDSGRWVFRKNGALRLPRDMPMSLYFFGFGNTDTPEFGNDLLGFTEQGLSLPGMMRRNRIDLAGVDSDLEQVNLPPGQYRVLAARGLEFDVKEYLLTVVAGKTSQLPIIPLKRIWYGGDWHSADLHVHSGASFDSVLPFDERLRSFVAQGAEVLVASEHNRLIDQSGLVAALGLEGRVQVITGSELTGMSRTANAPTTVGHSNAFPLKARPMEFAGGTPAVENRALREVIAGVREQAPNALFQLNHPRAANPIDADLAFFDHLSIGKSYDPAQALDSVNNGSLLLPDPVSGFRDIDFDVLEVLNGAEFSVYSQIRDDWFSILNQGARRAATGNSDSHGIRSVVAAPRTYVYVAASDNQLPLDESAFVGAVRDGHSFMTTGPFLAVTLRDDYSEAGMGDTFSGRRGELHIQIDAAPWVSVNTMTIWVNGEVYRQLKVAVGDHKVIELIVDTDSYIVVEVSGDPGAVYRALMPDLAPLALSNPIYIDADGNGEWQAPKIMN; this comes from the coding sequence ATGATTGCAGTAATGCAAAAGTGGCTGAGGGTATTGTGCTTGTCTGTGGGCCTAGCTATTTGTCTCACTGGCTATGCCTCGGCCCAGACTGACGATGATACTGGTCTTGCCACTATGGAAGAGTTTTTGCCAGTAGCGGAGGCGCCACCGCCACCGCCATCCCTGCTTCGCGCCGAACAAATTAAGTTGGAAACCTTCGATAGTTTCCCCCGCGGTGGCCCAGACAGTATTGCTGGGCTGGGTGATTGGTGGCTGTCTAACGGCAAAATTTGTGTGGCTGTTAGCGATGTTAATCATCACGCGGGGATTGTTGCCGGTGGTGGCACGCTTATCGATGTGGCCCATTGCGACCGCGGTAATGACCAGTGGACTTACGCGAATATTTTAACGGGGCTGGCAAAGGAAACTGCTATTCCGGTTTCAAAAATCACTACGCTAATAGAGGGCGATCACGCCGATATTATTACCGTGGGCGAGGGCGATGGTATTCGTCAAACAGTGACCTACCGTTTGCGAGAGAATGGTGAGGAACTCGAAATCAATGTGCAGATAGAGCGCATTGGCGAAGGTCGCCCGGTACAAATGAGCGGCTTGTTTACCCTGTATTCGCAGCGCGCATTAACGCCCTTCAGTCTGTCTAGTTATATTCCAGATGCCACCCTAGGTTTTCAGCACCCGGCCATCGACCGCAATAAAGTGTCGTCGCTACTAGGCGGCATGATGCCCAGCGACTGGAATATATTGGTAGGCGCTGATACCTATGACAGCAAGGTGAGTTATGGGGTGCAGCTGGGGTCTGCCGAGTTGATTAAAGCGAATGGCAGCCGCCAGCCATTGCCGCGGTTTCTGGCCGTATTTCCTGATTATAGCCTGCACGGCTGGATGACCCGCCCTTTATGGTTTCAAAGCGAGCGCCTGACTTGGCTGTCACTGCTGCAAAACCAGTTTATGGATTTAGAGAAGGGCGAGCAGATGCTTGCTAAGTTTAAGGTTTTGTTGGGCGATCGTGCGGATGTGGCATCGGTCACTGATCAAATCTACAGCGGCCCGCGAATACGAGGTTACGCCAATAATTTTGACGTGTCGGTGGCAGTCTGGGACCAGGATGATCGACCTGTAACCCAGGGTCGAGTCGCCGCCGATGGCAGTTTTAATATTCGTCTGCCGAAACATGTGCAGTGGATAAAAATGCAGGCCACCGCGCCGTGGGGGCAGAAAATTAGTCGCGAATTATCGCTTGCCGACGCGCGCAACGATAGCGGTCGATGGGTCTTTCGGAAAAATGGTGCGCTGCGCTTGCCGCGAGATATGCCAATGAGCCTGTATTTCTTTGGTTTTGGGAATACTGATACGCCGGAGTTTGGTAATGACTTACTGGGCTTTACCGAGCAGGGGCTGTCGCTGCCTGGCATGATGCGCCGCAACCGTATTGATTTGGCCGGTGTTGACTCAGATTTAGAGCAAGTTAACTTGCCGCCTGGCCAGTATCGAGTTCTGGCTGCGCGGGGCTTGGAATTCGATGTAAAGGAGTATTTGCTTACTGTTGTTGCGGGCAAAACAAGCCAGCTTCCTATCATCCCTCTAAAGCGAATTTGGTACGGCGGTGATTGGCATTCAGCCGACTTACACGTCCACAGCGGGGCAAGTTTTGACTCGGTCTTACCCTTTGATGAGCGCTTGCGAAGTTTTGTCGCGCAGGGCGCCGAGGTCTTGGTGGCCAGCGAGCACAATCGCTTGATTGATCAAAGTGGGCTGGTTGCAGCGCTGGGCTTGGAGGGTAGGGTGCAGGTTATAACCGGCAGTGAACTCACCGGTATGTCGCGCACAGCCAATGCACCGACTACCGTAGGCCACAGTAATGCCTTTCCACTAAAGGCCCGGCCAATGGAGTTTGCCGGCGGCACTCCGGCGGTAGAAAACCGCGCCCTGCGTGAGGTGATTGCCGGTGTTCGCGAGCAAGCGCCAAACGCGCTATTCCAGCTGAATCATCCACGGGCGGCCAATCCGATTGACGCCGATTTAGCCTTTTTTGATCACCTGTCGATTGGTAAAAGTTACGATCCAGCACAGGCTTTAGACAGCGTAAATAATGGCAGTTTACTGCTTCCAGACCCGGTCTCGGGTTTTCGTGATATCGATTTTGACGTCTTAGAAGTACTCAATGGGGCCGAGTTTTCGGTGTACTCGCAAATTCGTGATGACTGGTTTTCGATTCTGAATCAAGGCGCGCGCCGCGCCGCGACGGGGAATAGTGATTCCCACGGGATTCGCAGCGTGGTCGCCGCGCCGCGCACTTATGTCTATGTTGCGGCTTCGGATAATCAGCTACCACTCGATGAGAGTGCCTTTGTAGGCGCTGTGCGAGATGGGCACAGCTTTATGACCACCGGGCCGTTTCTGGCGGTAACACTTCGCGATGACTATTCAGAAGCCGGCATGGGCGATACGTTTTCGGGACGGCGTGGTGAGCTGCATATTCAGATAGATGCGGCGCCGTGGGTGTCGGTTAATACCATGACGATTTGGGTTAACGGGGAAGTTTATCGGCAGTTGAAGGTGGCGGTTGGTGATCACAAGGTCATTGAGCTTATCGTCGACACTGACTCCTATATAGTGGTTGAAGTCAGTGGCGACCCTGGTGCAGTGTATCGCGCGCTGATGCCCGACTTGGCACCGCTGGCCTTGAGTAATCCTATATATATCGACGCAGATGGCAACGGGGAGTGGCAAGCGCCTAAGATAATGAACTAG
- a CDS encoding OmpA family protein, with the protein MKMSINISRWATLLTAVVFATACSIDPYTGEEKTSNTAKGAGWGALGGAVLGAAVSSKDDRKKGALQGAVVGAAAGGGYGYYMDRQEAKLRARLEGTGVGVQRVGDTIKLIMPGNVTFDTGSSAIKGGFTDVLDSVVLVAKEFDKTLMQINGYTDSTGSFQTNQSLSEQRAGSVGRYFMNQGVASSRIRTSGYGPRDPIADNSTASGREQNRRVEIEMLPTQ; encoded by the coding sequence ATGAAAATGTCTATTAATATTAGCCGTTGGGCGACATTGCTGACCGCAGTGGTTTTTGCAACAGCGTGTAGTATCGATCCGTATACTGGAGAAGAGAAGACCAGTAATACTGCCAAAGGTGCTGGCTGGGGTGCTTTGGGTGGTGCCGTATTAGGGGCCGCAGTATCAAGTAAGGACGATCGCAAAAAAGGTGCGCTACAGGGCGCAGTGGTAGGCGCAGCCGCCGGTGGTGGCTACGGTTATTATATGGATCGCCAAGAAGCAAAATTGCGCGCCCGCCTTGAAGGCACTGGTGTGGGTGTGCAGCGTGTTGGCGATACCATTAAGCTAATTATGCCGGGTAACGTGACTTTCGATACTGGCAGTTCTGCCATCAAAGGTGGTTTTACCGACGTTTTGGACAGCGTTGTGTTAGTTGCTAAAGAGTTTGATAAAACGCTGATGCAAATTAATGGTTACACAGACTCTACTGGTAGTTTCCAAACTAACCAGTCATTGTCTGAGCAACGCGCAGGTAGCGTTGGTCGCTATTTCATGAATCAAGGTGTGGCATCAAGCCGCATTCGGACTTCAGGCTATGGTCCGCGCGATCCTATTGCAGATAACAGCACTGCATCGGGTCGTGAGCAGAATCGCCGTGTGGAAATTGAGATGTTGCCAACTCAATAA
- a CDS encoding DUF1145 domain-containing protein translates to MMTILKIGQLGFWVAFLVNFVFPLLGENSVWLMWGGFAILAAHILECLVFRKDIHRDYSNPIEGYIVVLLFGVLRTGEWMRKKSTSTS, encoded by the coding sequence ATGATGACGATTTTAAAAATTGGCCAACTCGGTTTTTGGGTCGCCTTTCTAGTAAATTTCGTGTTCCCACTGCTGGGTGAGAATAGCGTCTGGCTCATGTGGGGTGGTTTCGCCATACTTGCCGCACACATCCTTGAGTGCCTAGTATTTAGAAAGGATATTCACCGTGATTACAGTAATCCAATAGAAGGTTATATTGTGGTATTGCTGTTTGGCGTTCTGCGCACCGGTGAATGGATGCGCAAAAAGTCTACATCAACGTCCTGA
- a CDS encoding ParA family protein → MKRVIFNQKGGVGKTSISCNLAAISAWKGYKTLLIDLDIQGNSSEYLIGPQFRDLEDNAADFFKQKLSLFGKSKEASDCIYETEFDNLYLMPSHPELAVIERELETRHKIYKLRDALNKLQAEYEHIYIDTPPALNFYSRSALIAADSLIIPFDCDSFSKGALIGLMETVEEIREDHNPELKLEGIIVNQFQAQASLPTQLIESMKADGLPIFDQYLSSSVKMKESRSRQIPLIHYAPSHKLTQQLVSLHDTLDSGKKNKSAKSA, encoded by the coding sequence ATGAAGCGGGTAATATTTAATCAAAAAGGCGGTGTCGGCAAAACCAGCATAAGCTGTAATTTGGCGGCAATTAGTGCATGGAAAGGCTATAAAACGCTGCTTATCGATCTTGATATTCAAGGCAATAGCAGCGAGTACTTAATTGGCCCCCAATTTCGCGACCTTGAAGACAATGCAGCAGACTTCTTTAAGCAAAAGCTCTCGCTCTTCGGCAAAAGCAAAGAAGCTAGTGACTGCATTTACGAAACCGAATTCGACAATCTCTATTTAATGCCTTCTCACCCTGAACTCGCGGTGATCGAGCGCGAACTAGAAACTCGCCACAAAATTTATAAACTCCGCGATGCCCTGAACAAGCTACAGGCAGAGTACGAGCATATCTACATCGACACCCCACCGGCCCTAAACTTTTATAGCCGCTCAGCCCTTATCGCCGCCGACTCGCTAATAATTCCCTTTGATTGCGACAGCTTTTCCAAGGGCGCATTGATTGGTTTAATGGAAACGGTTGAGGAAATTCGCGAAGACCACAACCCAGAGCTGAAGCTCGAAGGCATCATCGTTAACCAGTTTCAAGCCCAAGCCAGCTTGCCGACCCAGCTTATCGAAAGTATGAAAGCTGACGGCCTGCCAATCTTTGATCAATATCTAAGCAGCTCGGTCAAGATGAAAGAGTCTCGCAGCAGGCAAATACCACTGATTCACTACGCGCCGTCGCATAAACTCACCCAGCAGCTAGTCAGTCTTCATGACACACTAGACAGCGGTAAAAAAAACAAATCCGCTAAAAGCGCTTAA
- a CDS encoding LEA type 2 family protein has translation MIKTLYRSGIVFLAVLALAACAAFNPIEKPKVSITNIQMAPVIGFQQKLLVGLQLDNPNGFTINLARLRYTLELQGQSLAGGSLNEAISLPANGQTQLVVPVEVNLLSGIGVLSKILGGMQSDLDYKLSLTAAVSNFGLGDITIDKVGKVGIGTTAP, from the coding sequence ATGATAAAGACACTCTATAGATCTGGAATAGTTTTCCTTGCGGTATTGGCGCTCGCAGCCTGTGCGGCATTTAATCCTATTGAGAAGCCAAAGGTATCTATTACAAATATCCAAATGGCACCGGTCATTGGTTTCCAGCAGAAGTTATTAGTCGGTTTGCAGCTCGATAACCCCAATGGCTTCACTATTAACCTTGCTAGATTGCGATATACCTTGGAATTACAGGGACAGTCTCTGGCGGGCGGTAGTTTAAATGAAGCGATCAGCTTACCGGCAAATGGTCAGACTCAACTGGTGGTTCCGGTAGAGGTGAATTTACTCAGCGGTATAGGTGTGTTGAGTAAGATCTTAGGCGGTATGCAATCTGACCTTGATTACAAACTCAGCCTGACGGCGGCGGTTAGCAATTTTGGCCTTGGCGATATTACAATCGATAAGGTGGGTAAGGTTGGAATTGGGACTACTGCACCCTAA